A section of the Leptospira kobayashii genome encodes:
- the rpmB gene encoding 50S ribosomal protein L28, giving the protein MARRCVVTGKGTTAGNNVSHSHKKDRRIWKVNVITKKIFLEDENRWVRVKISTRALRTLRKKGLKNAIKDHGGDIKAIEPKKYIGVGSAVAAKVSSAK; this is encoded by the coding sequence ATGGCAAGAAGATGTGTTGTAACTGGAAAAGGAACGACTGCGGGGAATAACGTATCCCACTCGCATAAAAAAGACCGTCGTATTTGGAAGGTCAACGTTATCACTAAGAAGATTTTTTTAGAAGACGAAAACAGATGGGTTCGTGTGAAAATTTCCACACGTGCACTTAGAACTTTGCGTAAAAAAGGTCTCAAAAACGCGATCAAAGATCACGGTGGAGACATCAAAGCAATCGAGCCTAAAAAATATATCGGCGTTGGTTCTGCTGTCGCTGCAAAAGTTTCTTCCGCAAAATAG
- the nth gene encoding endonuclease III: MKKAGKKPSSEFIHNLYNLLYDEFGTVETPLTYSQPHELAIAVILSAQCTDARVNEVTPELFKTFKSLESFANAELTDIEKKIFSTGFYHNKAKNIQGFARMLISKFGGVIPKTMEEAILLPGFGRKTANVVLSELYGISAGFVVDTHVKRLTKKIGLTEATDPVKIEREMMELIPKEYWRNLSLYLIFLGRKNCQARRTECSTCCLSKICPSYSVD; encoded by the coding sequence ATGAAAAAGGCCGGGAAAAAACCTTCTTCCGAATTCATTCATAATCTATACAATCTGTTATACGACGAGTTTGGTACGGTGGAAACACCTCTTACCTATTCGCAACCTCATGAATTGGCAATTGCAGTCATTCTCTCTGCGCAATGTACAGACGCGCGAGTCAATGAAGTCACACCGGAATTATTCAAAACATTTAAGAGTTTGGAATCTTTTGCCAACGCGGAGCTTACGGATATAGAAAAGAAAATTTTCTCTACCGGTTTTTACCATAACAAGGCCAAAAATATACAAGGTTTCGCGAGGATGTTGATTTCCAAGTTCGGAGGGGTGATTCCTAAAACAATGGAAGAAGCGATTCTTTTGCCGGGGTTCGGCCGAAAGACCGCCAATGTAGTGTTAAGTGAACTTTACGGGATTTCTGCTGGTTTTGTCGTGGATACCCATGTCAAACGGCTGACAAAAAAAATAGGTTTAACCGAGGCGACAGACCCGGTCAAAATCGAAAGAGAAATGATGGAACTGATTCCTAAGGAGTATTGGAGAAACCTTTCTCTATACCTGATATTTCTCGGTCGTAAGAATTGCCAAGCGAGGCGTACGGAGTGTTCGACTTGCTGTCTTTCGAAGATTTGCCCTTCGTATTCCGTAGACTGA
- a CDS encoding UbiA-like polyprenyltransferase: MNIFKNIILYGQMVKLSHTLFALPFAGISFILAYLQSSLEIADLIRIGLLIVICMVSARSAAMGFNRYVDAEIDERNPRTEKREIPSGKISKLSALLFIGLSAFIFIFSSFFINKLAFLLSFPALFVLFLYSLTKRFTLFCHLVLGLAISLAPLGAWIAMTESIDTIPVLFSLGLLFHISAFDILYAIQDSDFDSKEGLHSIPSRLGEKNSRIIAVILHVLSLIGFSFAGRFADLGILYYLVLSIIAFLVFYEHRLSWNHRSKELPPRFYQINSWISVVLFFAILIDKWSEFLIKLSSGISFK, encoded by the coding sequence ATGAACATCTTTAAAAATATTATTCTCTACGGACAAATGGTTAAACTCTCTCACACTCTTTTTGCTCTCCCTTTTGCGGGAATCTCCTTTATATTGGCATACTTACAGTCTTCTCTGGAAATCGCAGATTTGATTCGCATCGGCCTTCTGATTGTTATCTGTATGGTGAGTGCCCGTAGTGCGGCTATGGGATTTAACCGTTATGTGGATGCGGAAATCGATGAAAGAAATCCCCGAACGGAAAAAAGAGAGATACCTTCCGGGAAAATTTCCAAACTTTCCGCACTTCTTTTCATCGGTCTTTCCGCTTTTATATTTATCTTTTCCAGTTTCTTTATCAATAAGCTGGCATTCTTATTATCCTTTCCGGCTTTGTTTGTTTTGTTTCTTTATTCTTTGACCAAGAGGTTTACCCTTTTTTGCCATTTGGTTTTGGGTCTTGCCATTTCACTCGCTCCTCTAGGGGCTTGGATCGCGATGACGGAAAGTATCGATACGATTCCCGTATTGTTTTCTCTGGGACTACTTTTTCATATCTCCGCATTTGATATTTTATATGCCATCCAGGATTCGGATTTCGACTCGAAGGAAGGTTTGCATTCCATTCCTTCGAGGTTGGGTGAAAAAAACTCCCGCATTATCGCCGTTATTTTGCATGTGCTTTCTTTGATAGGGTTCAGTTTTGCAGGTAGATTTGCAGACCTTGGCATTTTGTATTATTTGGTTTTATCGATCATCGCATTCTTGGTATTTTACGAACATAGACTTTCTTGGAATCATCGTTCCAAAGAACTTCCACCCAGGTTTTATCAAATCAACTCCTGGATCAGTGTGGTTTTGTTTTTTGCCATTCTGATCGACAAATGGTCCGAGTTTTTAATCAAACTTTCCTCCGGAATATCATTTAAGTGA
- a CDS encoding UbiX family flavin prenyltransferase, with translation MKLVVALAGASGSIYAARFLRALSEIPGESYLVVSPPSLRIFSEEYETSVSKPEDVLDFIQTKWKPDLKHKFHIRNFHDIGSDIASGSNVWDAMVVVPCSMKTIASINAGLTENLIERAADVSLKERRRLIVVPRETPYNRVHLRNLLSLDEAGAIILPASPGFYQMPKTLDDLGDFISGRIFNLLGVDAGLYPKWVG, from the coding sequence GTGAAGTTAGTTGTCGCATTGGCAGGAGCAAGCGGTTCGATTTATGCTGCCAGATTTTTGCGGGCACTTTCCGAGATCCCCGGAGAATCCTACCTGGTTGTCAGCCCGCCTTCTCTGAGAATATTTTCCGAAGAATACGAAACCTCGGTTTCCAAACCGGAGGATGTTTTGGATTTTATTCAAACGAAATGGAAGCCCGATTTAAAACATAAATTTCATATCAGAAATTTTCATGACATAGGTTCCGATATTGCAAGCGGTTCCAATGTTTGGGATGCGATGGTTGTTGTTCCCTGCAGCATGAAAACAATTGCATCAATAAACGCAGGTTTGACGGAAAATCTCATTGAACGCGCCGCCGATGTGAGTTTGAAAGAAAGAAGAAGGCTTATTGTTGTGCCGAGAGAGACTCCTTATAACCGGGTGCATCTCCGCAATCTATTGTCTTTGGATGAAGCCGGGGCAATCATATTGCCTGCCTCTCCAGGATTTTATCAAATGCCGAAAACCCTTGATGATCTGGGGGATTTTATTTCCGGTAGGATCTTTAATCTGTTAGGTGTGGACGCCGGATTGTATCCGAAGTGGGTCGGCTAG
- a CDS encoding acyl-CoA thioesterase translates to MSDQILTKIASMDLVTQHLVQPDDLNYHHNLFGGKMLSWIDEGMAMFAMMKINYTNIVTVSMDNVVFRSPARAGDIIQIYGKIIKTGKSSVTVKTLAISNNPQTGKLAEVIESEISYVCLDDKGKPYFHFRNFKIQNEKP, encoded by the coding sequence ATGTCCGATCAGATTTTAACAAAAATTGCTTCTATGGATCTCGTGACCCAACACCTAGTCCAACCTGACGATCTGAATTACCACCACAACCTATTTGGTGGCAAAATGCTGTCTTGGATTGATGAGGGAATGGCGATGTTCGCAATGATGAAAATCAATTATACGAACATAGTCACGGTCAGCATGGACAATGTAGTGTTTCGTTCCCCCGCACGCGCAGGGGACATCATCCAAATCTACGGCAAAATCATCAAAACCGGAAAATCTTCGGTCACCGTCAAAACACTTGCTATTTCGAACAACCCGCAAACAGGAAAACTGGCCGAAGTCATCGAAAGCGAAATCAGCTACGTATGTTTGGATGACAAAGGAAAACCCTACTTCCATTTTCGCAATTTCAAAATCCAGAACGAAAAGCCGTAA
- the pyrB gene encoding aspartate carbamoyltransferase, which translates to MYSYSHRNILDTLQFSKEDLDFLIEKSKIMQSLHESGKAFGILNGKLLASLFFEASTRTRFSFEAAMERLGGRIVSTVGFQFSSISKGETLYDTMKMIEAYTDIAVIRHPVEGSSRIAAGAVSIPVINAGDGAGQHPTQAILDLYTIISEKGKIEGLSIAFIGDLKYGRTIHSLINLLRHYKVHLYLISPEELKLPENYKKNLTGFPMTWEETTDIKAFWESDVAYVTRIQEERFADHKEYEKLKDIYKVNKELVLASKKDTTILHPLPRVNELSTDVDDLPNAAYFRQAKNGVVVRMALLCLSLGIPFGEKK; encoded by the coding sequence ATGTATTCTTATTCCCACCGGAACATTTTAGACACCCTCCAATTCTCAAAAGAAGATTTAGATTTTTTGATCGAAAAATCGAAAATCATGCAAAGCCTCCACGAGTCAGGGAAAGCCTTCGGCATTCTGAATGGAAAATTGCTCGCCTCTCTTTTTTTTGAGGCATCCACCAGAACCCGGTTTTCCTTCGAAGCTGCCATGGAAAGGTTAGGCGGACGAATTGTTTCCACCGTCGGATTTCAATTTTCATCCATCTCCAAAGGGGAAACTCTTTACGATACTATGAAGATGATCGAAGCCTATACGGACATTGCCGTGATTCGTCACCCGGTGGAAGGTTCTTCCCGGATCGCTGCAGGTGCCGTTTCCATTCCAGTGATCAATGCAGGTGACGGAGCGGGACAGCATCCTACCCAGGCGATCTTGGATTTATATACCATCATTTCCGAAAAAGGCAAAATCGAAGGTTTGAGTATCGCATTTATCGGTGACTTAAAATACGGAAGAACGATTCACTCTCTTATCAATCTGCTCAGACATTATAAAGTTCATCTCTATTTGATTTCTCCGGAAGAACTGAAATTACCTGAAAATTATAAAAAGAATTTAACCGGTTTTCCCATGACTTGGGAAGAAACGACGGACATCAAAGCATTTTGGGAATCGGATGTCGCTTATGTGACTCGTATTCAGGAAGAAAGATTTGCAGACCACAAAGAATACGAAAAATTAAAAGATATCTATAAGGTGAACAAAGAACTGGTTCTTGCTTCCAAAAAGGATACAACCATACTTCATCCTCTGCCTAGGGTGAACGAATTGTCCACTGACGTAGACGATCTACCAAATGCAGCTTACTTCCGTCAGGCGAAAAACGGAGTGGTTGTCCGAATGGCTCTACTTTGTTTGAGTTTAGGCATACCATTCGGAGAAAAAAAATAA
- a CDS encoding DUF2203 family protein, translated as MTKRIWSLAEAKEALPLVREITRDYYLKSSRLADEIRNKVFPENVQEAKEDEISELVQAWSNEILALDLDVKGLWLVDFDNGKGYYCWTWGEEDVLYEHGYNDGFRSRKLIEESKEEKNDSDQ; from the coding sequence ATGACAAAACGCATTTGGAGTTTAGCGGAAGCGAAAGAAGCGCTTCCTTTGGTAAGGGAAATCACAAGAGATTATTATCTTAAATCCAGTCGGCTTGCGGATGAAATCAGGAACAAGGTATTTCCGGAGAATGTGCAGGAAGCGAAAGAAGACGAAATTTCGGAGCTGGTTCAAGCTTGGTCCAACGAGATTTTGGCTTTGGATCTGGATGTGAAAGGGCTCTGGCTCGTTGATTTTGATAACGGAAAAGGCTATTATTGTTGGACCTGGGGCGAAGAAGATGTGTTATACGAACATGGATATAACGACGGATTCCGTTCCCGAAAATTAATTGAAGAATCGAAAGAGGAAAAAAATGACTCGGATCAATGA
- a CDS encoding LL-diaminopimelate aminotransferase: MTRINENYLKLKAGYLFPEIGRRVKAYSDANADKRIIRLGIGDVTLPLVPSIVNAMVDAAKEMGTPGGFHGYGPEQGYGFLINKIIEHDYTKRGVKISEDEVFVSDGSKCDAGNIQEIFSLDSKIAVVDPVYPVYVDTNVMAGRTGEVNANGYYENIVYMPATEANNFEPEFPKEKADIIYLCYPNNPTGMVATKERLAEWVAFARKTGSIILFDSAYESFIQDPTIPKSIYEIEGAKEVAIEFRSFSKTAGFTGTRCAYIVIPKELKGKTSKGEEISFNSLWSRRHTTKFNGVSYVTQKGAEAIFSVQGQKEIGEQISYYMENARLIREGLGASGYKIFGGVNAPYIWLKTPRNLKSWEFFDELLSKAQIVGTPGSGFGPAGEGYFRLSAFGKREDVLSAIERIQKI, from the coding sequence ATGACTCGGATCAATGAAAACTATTTAAAACTCAAAGCAGGTTATCTATTTCCTGAGATTGGAAGAAGAGTAAAGGCATATTCGGATGCAAATGCGGACAAACGAATCATTCGTTTGGGAATCGGTGATGTGACTCTTCCTTTGGTGCCTTCCATCGTTAATGCAATGGTCGATGCTGCAAAAGAAATGGGAACACCCGGAGGTTTTCACGGTTACGGTCCAGAACAAGGTTACGGTTTTTTAATTAATAAAATCATTGAACACGATTATACGAAACGGGGAGTGAAGATTTCGGAAGACGAAGTTTTTGTTTCCGACGGATCCAAATGCGATGCGGGAAATATTCAGGAGATATTTTCTTTGGATAGCAAGATTGCAGTCGTTGATCCGGTTTATCCCGTTTATGTAGATACCAATGTGATGGCAGGTAGAACCGGAGAAGTGAATGCCAACGGGTATTATGAAAATATCGTTTATATGCCTGCGACGGAAGCAAACAATTTTGAACCTGAATTTCCGAAGGAAAAAGCGGACATCATCTACCTATGTTATCCGAACAATCCTACCGGCATGGTGGCAACTAAAGAGCGTTTGGCGGAATGGGTTGCTTTTGCCCGGAAAACGGGAAGCATCATCCTTTTTGATTCGGCTTACGAATCTTTTATCCAAGATCCGACGATTCCCAAGTCTATTTATGAAATTGAAGGTGCGAAAGAAGTTGCGATCGAATTCCGCTCTTTTTCCAAGACGGCGGGATTTACAGGTACACGTTGCGCTTACATTGTGATTCCTAAAGAACTGAAAGGCAAAACATCCAAAGGAGAAGAGATCAGCTTCAATTCCCTTTGGAGTCGTCGTCACACTACCAAGTTCAACGGAGTTTCTTATGTAACTCAAAAAGGAGCGGAGGCGATCTTCTCCGTCCAAGGCCAAAAAGAAATCGGAGAACAAATTTCCTATTATATGGAAAATGCAAGACTCATCCGCGAAGGCTTGGGAGCGAGCGGTTATAAAATCTTCGGAGGAGTGAACGCTCCTTATATTTGGCTGAAAACCCCTAGAAACCTGAAATCTTGGGAGTTTTTCGATGAACTTCTTTCCAAAGCGCAGATTGTGGGAACTCCCGGATCCGGATTCGGACCGGCAGGAGAGGGATATTTTCGACTTTCCGCCTTCGGAAAGAGAGAAGACGTGCTTTCTGCCATAGAACGCATTCAAAAAATCTAA
- a CDS encoding adhesin OmpL37 family surface protein, with translation MGKWKFILFVALASLHISHLSAVSPEQTNLGILIFENKENINFINVCLSNLSPPQEDAVAPAAGTTTTDSGKKNLEGNDYFKMLKAANQTDFSGNMWYLQSNYSYAFRQLRGAQGELKAIYEVTLQRYIEDARALLESAAPAIIRSNDNSSKALLRLGFRDLRSAEDLYTTGLNSSPHQYRYKLTLYKEGILTLRRAKRFAILAMIYSKTPDEDKPEYQYRSLDDIKEARSEEKQRNYEKVRDTLINFMENKRMERAIAPPGNPDAKPLDLLEQHDDNYGFITSKRLDLLQEANLQIKETEGAKRESVPAVPKFDEQGKATYEEKPKK, from the coding sequence ATGGGAAAATGGAAATTTATACTCTTTGTCGCACTTGCGAGTTTGCACATCTCGCATTTGAGTGCTGTGTCCCCCGAACAAACGAACTTGGGGATTTTGATTTTTGAAAATAAAGAAAACATCAATTTTATCAATGTATGTTTGAGTAACCTCTCTCCTCCTCAAGAGGATGCGGTGGCACCTGCCGCAGGGACAACTACGACAGACTCTGGTAAAAAAAATCTGGAAGGAAACGACTACTTTAAAATGCTAAAAGCCGCTAACCAAACGGACTTTAGCGGAAATATGTGGTATTTACAAAGTAATTATTCCTATGCATTCCGCCAGTTGCGAGGCGCGCAAGGGGAATTGAAAGCCATCTATGAAGTCACTCTTCAAAGATACATAGAAGATGCGAGAGCTCTATTGGAATCCGCGGCACCTGCCATCATTCGTTCCAATGACAATTCTTCCAAGGCACTCCTTCGACTAGGATTTCGTGACCTTCGTTCCGCAGAAGATCTCTACACCACTGGACTCAATTCCAGCCCGCACCAATACCGTTACAAATTAACTCTTTATAAAGAGGGAATTTTAACTCTGAGACGTGCGAAAAGATTTGCTATCCTTGCCATGATTTATTCCAAAACTCCCGATGAGGATAAACCGGAATACCAATACCGTTCTTTGGATGATATCAAAGAAGCTCGTAGCGAAGAAAAACAAAGAAACTACGAAAAAGTAAGAGATACTCTCATCAACTTTATGGAAAACAAAAGAATGGAAAGAGCGATCGCTCCTCCGGGAAACCCAGATGCAAAACCATTGGATCTTTTGGAACAACATGATGATAATTACGGATTCATCACTTCCAAACGTTTGGATTTATTACAAGAAGCCAACTTGCAAATCAAAGAAACAGAAGGTGCGAAACGCGAATCCGTTCCCGCCGTACCAAAGTTTGATGAACAAGGTAAGGCAACTTACGAAGAAAAACCTAAAAAATAA
- a CDS encoding helix-turn-helix domain-containing protein, with translation MFGRNLFGNQFTKQNHNPFEKTKNLDFHPGEFAQDDPKVKIESIYKHFLLTKASHLPVVNAEGILLGLIAKERVLQELADLGQGREDYEFIPTEILEKDLNENILNFFRDSNRIPVLDHEGNRKEFWDKPRFLAEFSKLDSSNKRDPRLEEIAAKQEKKRDSQDSIHWYMELILSNFPDGLLSTDVAGNSVFYNEAFEKNVLPIPFFKDSVQVAERFLRDLNRDLFAKYLKENDLEIESKDHSVYQLQTIVQELDSLVRIVTLRKEKKIVGFLYQFSHLSTRLESVSSSGNIFPSLEEAFSSKYPLERVLEEIESVYIHETLKKNRNNISHAASDLGLPRTTLQNRIKYLKIQERFKETDSEKKKPIPRKRAEPSAIPVKDKAKTGIKKDSSSKKIQKPKGKQAKKAKVSSAISDKKTKSSPKKSKLLKKTKKRR, from the coding sequence ATGTTTGGGCGGAACCTGTTTGGCAATCAATTCACAAAACAAAACCACAATCCATTCGAGAAAACTAAAAATTTAGATTTTCATCCGGGGGAATTCGCACAAGATGACCCGAAAGTGAAGATAGAGTCGATCTATAAACATTTTCTTCTGACTAAGGCCAGTCATTTACCTGTGGTAAATGCGGAAGGGATTTTGCTCGGACTCATTGCAAAGGAACGCGTATTGCAAGAGTTAGCTGATCTTGGTCAAGGTCGTGAAGATTATGAGTTCATTCCTACCGAAATCTTGGAAAAGGATTTGAACGAGAATATCTTGAACTTTTTCCGGGACTCCAATCGGATTCCTGTCTTGGATCACGAAGGAAACAGAAAAGAGTTTTGGGACAAGCCCAGATTCCTCGCCGAATTTTCCAAATTGGATTCTTCGAACAAAAGAGATCCCCGCCTCGAAGAGATAGCTGCCAAACAAGAAAAGAAAAGAGACTCCCAGGATTCCATCCATTGGTATATGGAGTTGATTCTATCCAATTTCCCGGACGGACTTCTTTCCACGGACGTTGCCGGCAACAGTGTATTTTATAACGAAGCATTCGAAAAGAATGTACTTCCCATTCCTTTTTTCAAAGACTCGGTTCAGGTAGCGGAAAGATTTTTAAGAGATCTCAACAGGGATCTGTTTGCAAAATATTTAAAAGAAAACGATTTGGAAATCGAATCCAAAGATCATTCCGTGTATCAATTGCAGACCATAGTACAAGAGTTAGATTCTCTTGTGCGAATCGTGACTCTCAGAAAAGAAAAAAAGATCGTAGGATTTCTTTATCAGTTTTCGCACCTTTCCACCCGGTTGGAATCCGTTTCTTCTTCCGGAAATATCTTTCCCAGTTTGGAAGAGGCATTTTCATCCAAATATCCTTTGGAACGGGTTTTGGAAGAAATCGAGTCGGTTTATATCCATGAAACTCTGAAAAAAAACAGAAACAATATTTCCCATGCGGCTTCCGACCTGGGTCTTCCCCGCACCACTTTGCAAAATAGAATCAAATACCTGAAGATCCAGGAAAGATTCAAAGAAACGGATTCTGAAAAAAAGAAGCCTATCCCCAGAAAACGCGCCGAACCAAGTGCTATTCCAGTGAAAGACAAAGCAAAAACGGGAATTAAAAAGGATAGTAGCTCGAAAAAAATTCAAAAACCGAAAGGCAAACAGGCGAAAAAAGCCAAGGTTTCTTCAGCTATTTCGGACAAAAAAACGAAATCTTCTCCTAAGAAATCGAAACTTCTTAAAAAGACAAAAAAAAGGCGTTGA
- the rho gene encoding transcription termination factor Rho, with protein MASRKQDELQYSTPEEQPEFSNGIMDQDESGNEPPKQFKKKRRQYEGPIPPALDLVELKKKNINELADLAKGLGVENTHGLKKQNLMFALLQAQTEKDGQVHAAGVMEKLPDGYGFLRSPDYNYVPGPDDIYVSPSQIKLFGLRTGDTVEGLIRPPKEAERFFAMLRVESINGYPVDVAQKRNLFDNLTPLYPNEKINMEFDPSHLDTRVMDLMCPIGKGQRALIVAPPRTGKTVLMQSIANAITRNHPEIFLIVLLIDERPEEVTDMARHVKGEVVSSTFDEPAQRHVQVAEMVIEKAKRLVEHGRDVVILLDSITRLARAYNQVVPTSGKILSGGVDSNALHKPKRFFGAARNIEEGGSLTIIATALIDTGSRMDEVIFEEFKGTGNMEIHLDRKLADKRIFPAIDINRSGTRKEELLLPADVLTRVFILRKVLSPMSITESMELLIEKMRSAKTNDQFLASMNTN; from the coding sequence ATGGCATCACGCAAACAAGACGAACTACAATATTCAACCCCTGAAGAACAACCTGAATTTTCCAACGGCATAATGGACCAAGATGAGTCCGGTAACGAACCTCCTAAACAATTTAAGAAAAAACGCCGCCAATACGAAGGACCGATTCCTCCTGCACTCGACTTAGTCGAACTTAAGAAAAAAAATATCAATGAGCTGGCAGATCTTGCGAAAGGTCTCGGTGTTGAAAATACACATGGTCTGAAAAAACAGAACCTGATGTTCGCACTTCTCCAGGCGCAAACGGAAAAAGACGGACAAGTTCATGCTGCCGGGGTAATGGAAAAACTCCCCGATGGTTACGGATTCCTTCGTTCACCTGATTATAATTATGTGCCAGGTCCGGATGATATTTACGTTTCTCCTTCTCAAATCAAACTTTTCGGCCTTCGGACGGGAGATACCGTAGAAGGACTCATTCGTCCTCCTAAGGAAGCGGAAAGATTTTTTGCCATGCTCCGAGTGGAGTCTATCAACGGTTATCCGGTCGATGTGGCTCAAAAGAGAAATCTTTTCGATAACCTGACTCCTCTTTATCCGAACGAAAAAATCAATATGGAATTCGATCCGAGCCATTTGGACACCAGGGTTATGGATCTGATGTGCCCGATTGGAAAAGGACAAAGAGCATTGATTGTGGCACCGCCTAGAACCGGTAAGACGGTTCTTATGCAGTCCATTGCAAATGCGATCACTCGAAATCACCCTGAAATTTTCCTAATCGTACTCCTTATCGACGAACGTCCGGAAGAAGTAACCGATATGGCACGCCATGTAAAAGGTGAGGTGGTCAGTTCTACTTTTGACGAACCGGCACAAAGACACGTACAGGTGGCCGAGATGGTGATCGAAAAGGCAAAACGACTAGTGGAACACGGAAGGGACGTTGTGATCCTTCTGGACTCAATTACGAGACTTGCCCGTGCCTACAACCAAGTGGTTCCTACCTCGGGAAAGATTCTTTCCGGTGGTGTGGACTCAAATGCGCTTCATAAACCGAAACGTTTCTTCGGTGCGGCTAGAAATATAGAAGAGGGCGGATCTCTTACCATCATTGCAACTGCACTCATTGATACCGGTTCCCGAATGGACGAGGTGATTTTCGAGGAGTTCAAAGGAACGGGAAATATGGAAATCCATCTGGACCGAAAACTCGCCGACAAAAGGATTTTCCCCGCTATCGACATCAACCGCTCCGGAACCAGAAAGGAAGAATTGCTCCTTCCGGCGGATGTTCTCACCCGAGTTTTTATCCTCCGAAAAGTACTTTCTCCCATGAGCATCACGGAAAGTATGGAACTATTGATCGAAAAAATGCGATCTGCCAAAACGAATGACCAGTTTTTGGCAAGTATGAACACTAATTAA
- the rpmE gene encoding 50S ribosomal protein L31: MKTDIHPKYVSAKIKCACGNVIETRSSAGDISVEICSNCHPFFTGKSKVLDTAGRVDKFKKKYKMK, encoded by the coding sequence ATGAAGACTGACATCCACCCAAAATACGTTTCTGCAAAAATCAAATGTGCTTGTGGCAATGTGATCGAAACACGGTCGTCTGCTGGCGATATCAGTGTGGAAATTTGTTCCAACTGCCACCCGTTCTTTACAGGTAAATCTAAAGTTTTAGATACTGCGGGTCGGGTAGACAAATTCAAGAAAAAATATAAAATGAAGTAA
- a CDS encoding pentapeptide repeat-containing protein gives MAVMDFARYKEINDQRLNYREMEDANVVSYYRNTGCGDGYRIYLKVSPESIVEDASYTTTGCGFGIVALAMATEYAKGKKMEDLRSLTPDTLETMFEFPERRKNYPESAVAALKKAVEDWEKGGGVPPEKRVTKAKAMDLLQTQGHLREASLSSVMLEKENFNGVDFSNADLHNAFLQNSSFVGANFSGANLKASFFNGANLMNANFRGADLRFAKLAGANLEGADFTDAIYDIGTRVDQKQMHIFDVMKKGGKDLYLSQEEGAAG, from the coding sequence ATGGCTGTGATGGACTTTGCAAGATATAAGGAAATCAACGACCAAAGGTTGAACTACCGTGAGATGGAAGACGCGAATGTAGTCTCCTATTACCGAAATACAGGTTGTGGAGACGGTTATCGCATCTACCTCAAAGTTTCCCCCGAATCCATCGTAGAAGATGCAAGTTACACAACCACTGGTTGTGGATTTGGAATCGTTGCGCTTGCCATGGCTACCGAGTATGCCAAAGGCAAAAAGATGGAAGATCTTCGATCTTTAACACCCGATACACTGGAGACTATGTTTGAGTTTCCGGAAAGAAGAAAAAATTACCCTGAGTCGGCTGTTGCCGCTTTGAAAAAAGCAGTAGAAGATTGGGAAAAGGGCGGAGGAGTGCCTCCTGAAAAAAGAGTCACCAAAGCGAAAGCGATGGATCTTTTGCAGACTCAAGGTCATCTAAGAGAAGCTAGTCTATCTAGCGTTATGTTAGAAAAGGAAAATTTCAACGGTGTTGATTTTTCCAATGCAGACCTCCATAATGCGTTTCTTCAAAATTCCAGTTTCGTAGGCGCCAATTTTTCCGGTGCCAATCTGAAAGCTTCCTTTTTCAACGGTGCCAATTTAATGAATGCTAATTTCCGTGGTGCCGATCTTCGTTTTGCGAAACTAGCCGGTGCCAATCTGGAAGGTGCTGATTTTACGGATGCTATTTACGATATTGGGACTCGTGTGGATCAAAAACAAATGCATATCTTTGATGTGATGAAAAAGGGCGGTAAAGATCTTTATCTGAGCCAAGAAGAGGGCGCTGCCGGATGA
- a CDS encoding STAS domain-containing protein, with the protein MLIQSYFQENHLLFSIQKDVLMENSREFYQEFEKSMDGMKFAKLTLDFSNVKFLDSSGIGAVIKASSALHNRGIEIYVTNLNKNLNSVFRLSGLNHILSILTVDEYLSKFPEFTKALEP; encoded by the coding sequence ATGCTCATCCAATCCTACTTTCAAGAAAATCATCTTCTCTTTTCAATTCAAAAGGATGTTCTTATGGAAAATTCCAGAGAATTTTACCAAGAATTTGAAAAATCCATGGATGGTATGAAGTTTGCCAAGTTGACTCTGGATTTTTCCAATGTGAAATTTTTGGATTCTTCCGGAATCGGCGCAGTGATCAAGGCCTCTTCCGCATTACACAACAGAGGCATAGAGATTTACGTTACCAATCTCAATAAAAATTTAAATTCAGTATTTCGTCTCTCCGGGCTCAATCATATCTTATCTATTTTGACGGTAGATGAATACTTATCAAAATTTCCCGAATTCACAAAGGCTTTGGAGCCATAA